A window of Deltaproteobacteria bacterium contains these coding sequences:
- the nrdR gene encoding transcriptional regulator NrdR, which translates to MKCPFCGFLEDKVIDSRLSQDGSTTRRRRECLSCAKRFTTYERVEEALPLVAKKDGRREIFDRTKILNGIMKACEKRPVSLDEIEKAVARLETRFIDSGEREIPSSSIGEAVMEELKGLDEVAYVRFASVYRDFRDINEFMHELKDLLEVKKRT; encoded by the coding sequence ATGAAATGCCCATTTTGCGGTTTCCTTGAGGACAAGGTCATAGATTCCCGCCTTTCACAGGACGGCAGCACCACCCGGAGGCGGAGGGAGTGCCTTAGCTGCGCCAAGAGGTTCACGACCTATGAAAGGGTCGAGGAGGCGCTCCCGCTCGTCGCAAAGAAGGACGGCAGGCGCGAGATATTCGACCGGACAAAGATACTGAACGGCATAATGAAGGCCTGCGAGAAGAGGCCCGTAAGCCTCGATGAGATAGAGAAGGCGGTCGCCCGGCTCGAGACCAGGTTCATAGATTCCGGCGAGAGGGAGATCCCGAGCTCGTCTATCGGCGAGGCCGTGATGGAGGAATTGAAGGGGCTCGACGAGGTCGCATACGTGAGGTTCGCCTCGGTCTACAGGGACTTCAGGGACATAAACGAGTTCATGCATGAATTGAAGGACCTCCTTGAAGTGAAGAAAAGGACCTGA
- a CDS encoding bifunctional 3,4-dihydroxy-2-butanone-4-phosphate synthase/GTP cyclohydrolase II has protein sequence MSIKRIEEALKAIREGRMVILVDDEDRENEGDLCMAAEMITPEAVNFMARHARGLICVTLTEERADLLALPPMVDDNTSLFRTAFTVSVDARDNVTTGISASDRAKTILACVDDNAGPGDLVRPGHIFPLRAKTGGVLVRTGQTEGSVDLSRLAGLKPAGVICEIMNEDGTMARMKDLEAFAKEHGLMIVTIADIIEYRLKRDRLVTRAAEATVPTRHAGEWTAVVYTNDVDTHEHLALVKGEITPDEPVLVRVHSECLTGDVFGSERCDCGEQLKSAMKMIEKEGKGILLYMHQEGRGIGLVNKIKAYALQDKGLDTVEANEKLGFKADLRDYGLGAQILRDLGVGKMRILTNNPKKIKGLEGFGLEIVERVPIESVPHSRNVKYLRVKKDKLGHLISNLDAEAEVEAGAGAGPSEPFK, from the coding sequence ATGTCGATAAAGAGGATAGAAGAGGCTTTAAAAGCCATAAGGGAAGGCAGGATGGTCATCCTCGTCGACGACGAGGACAGGGAGAACGAGGGCGACCTCTGCATGGCCGCCGAGATGATAACGCCCGAGGCCGTGAACTTCATGGCCAGGCACGCGCGCGGCCTCATCTGCGTGACGTTAACCGAGGAGAGGGCCGACCTCCTCGCCCTTCCGCCCATGGTGGACGACAACACATCCCTTTTCAGGACCGCCTTCACGGTTTCAGTCGATGCGAGGGACAACGTAACTACCGGCATTTCCGCGTCAGACAGGGCGAAAACCATATTGGCCTGCGTTGACGACAACGCCGGGCCCGGCGACCTTGTCCGCCCCGGGCACATATTCCCCTTGAGGGCAAAAACGGGCGGCGTGCTCGTCCGGACCGGCCAGACAGAGGGCTCGGTCGACCTCTCCCGCCTTGCGGGCCTTAAGCCAGCTGGCGTCATCTGCGAGATAATGAACGAGGACGGCACAATGGCCCGGATGAAGGACCTGGAGGCCTTCGCGAAAGAGCACGGGCTCATGATCGTCACCATAGCCGACATAATCGAATACAGGCTCAAGCGCGACAGGCTCGTTACCCGCGCGGCGGAGGCGACAGTCCCCACCAGGCACGCCGGCGAGTGGACTGCGGTCGTCTACACTAACGACGTCGATACTCACGAGCACCTGGCCCTCGTAAAGGGGGAGATAACGCCGGATGAGCCCGTCCTTGTGCGCGTCCATTCCGAGTGCCTCACGGGCGACGTCTTCGGGAGCGAGCGGTGCGACTGCGGCGAGCAGCTTAAGAGCGCCATGAAGATGATAGAGAAGGAGGGTAAAGGCATCCTTCTCTATATGCACCAGGAAGGCAGGGGCATCGGCCTCGTAAACAAGATAAAGGCCTACGCGCTCCAGGACAAGGGGCTCGATACGGTCGAGGCCAACGAGAAGCTCGGATTCAAGGCGGATTTGAGGGACTACGGCCTGGGCGCGCAGATACTCCGGGACCTCGGCGTGGGGAAGATGCGGATACTCACGAACAACCCGAAGAAGATAAAGGGGCTCGAAGGCTTCGGACTGGAGATAGTCGAGAGGGTCCCCATAGAGTCGGTGCCGCACAGCAGGAACGTCAAGTACCTAAGGGTCAAGAAGGACAAGCTCGGGCACCTCATATCCAACCTCGACGCCGAAGCCGAGGTCGAGGCAGGCGCCGGGGCAGGTCCGTCAGAGCCCTTCAAGTAA
- the ribD gene encoding bifunctional diaminohydroxyphosphoribosylaminopyrimidine deaminase/5-amino-6-(5-phosphoribosylamino)uracil reductase RibD, translating to MARHEDFMRAALKFARKGLGRTSPNPAVGAVIVRSGRIISSGWHRKAGLPHAEIEALSGAAGDLKNAVMYVTLEPCCHYGRTPPCTEALIRSGVRKVVIGALDPNPQVSGKGARSLRKAGIEVVSGVLEEECMAVNEAYTSYIRSRTPFVTLKLASSLDGRIATSTGESRWITGPLARKRVHSLRSVNDAVMVGRRTVERDDPELTVRLAKGRDPIRVVLDSNLLTPSTASVYNGVKEGKARLIFFVTSRASSLRIKKARENGAQVVRVAASGKGVSVKNVLRELGKREITSVLVEGGGELASSLIQAGLVDKYVLFYGPVIIGGDGKPSVASIGLKGLAKAPRLERVTAKAIDGGVVVEGYPAWKEG from the coding sequence ATGGCGCGGCATGAGGATTTCATGCGCGCTGCGCTCAAATTCGCCCGCAAGGGACTCGGCAGGACCAGCCCCAACCCCGCGGTCGGCGCTGTAATAGTAAGGAGCGGCCGGATAATCTCCTCAGGCTGGCACCGGAAGGCAGGCCTGCCCCATGCCGAGATAGAGGCCCTTTCAGGGGCCGCAGGGGACCTCAAAAATGCCGTCATGTACGTGACGCTCGAGCCCTGTTGCCATTACGGCAGGACCCCGCCCTGCACCGAGGCCCTGATACGCTCAGGCGTAAGGAAGGTGGTCATAGGGGCGCTCGACCCCAATCCGCAAGTGAGCGGAAAAGGGGCGAGGAGCTTAAGGAAGGCCGGCATAGAGGTCGTCTCCGGCGTCCTCGAAGAGGAATGCATGGCCGTTAACGAAGCCTACACGAGCTATATCCGCAGCCGCACTCCGTTCGTAACGCTGAAGCTCGCGTCCTCCCTCGACGGCCGCATAGCAACCTCCACAGGCGAGTCCAGATGGATAACGGGGCCGCTTGCCCGTAAGCGCGTCCATAGCCTCCGTTCCGTGAACGACGCTGTAATGGTCGGGAGAAGGACTGTAGAGAGGGACGACCCGGAGCTTACGGTAAGGCTCGCGAAGGGAAGGGACCCGATAAGGGTGGTCCTCGATAGCAACCTTCTCACCCCGTCCACGGCAAGCGTCTATAATGGCGTAAAGGAGGGCAAGGCCCGGCTCATATTCTTTGTGACTTCCAGGGCCTCGTCTTTGCGGATTAAAAAGGCCCGGGAGAACGGGGCTCAAGTGGTAAGGGTCGCAGCCTCAGGAAAAGGGGTTTCCGTAAAGAACGTCCTCCGGGAGCTCGGAAAACGGGAGATAACGAGCGTGCTGGTCGAGGGCGGCGGCGAGCTTGCCTCCTCGCTCATACAGGCAGGCCTGGTCGATAAGTATGTCCTTTTCTACGGCCCTGTCATCATAGGCGGCGACGGGAAGCCCTCGGTCGCTTCAATCGGGCTGAAAGGGCTTGCAAAGGCCCCCAGGCTCGAGAGGGTGACTGCCAAGGCCATTGACGGCGGCGTTGTCGTCGAAGGATATCCGGCCTGGAAAGAGGGGTAG
- the ribE gene encoding 6,7-dimethyl-8-ribityllumazine synthase, whose protein sequence is MPRVIEGNLSAKGLKVAVVLGRFNDFISERLLDGAVDTLLRSGASDSDIDVVKVPGSFEMPVAAKTLASSGRYDAILCLGCVIRGATPHFDYVAGEAAKGIAKVALDFETPVAFGVVTADNLEQAIERAGTKSGNKGRDAALTAIEMANLLKTIGKRK, encoded by the coding sequence ATGCCGAGGGTAATAGAGGGGAACCTGAGCGCCAAGGGGCTCAAGGTCGCCGTGGTCCTGGGAAGGTTCAACGATTTCATAAGCGAAAGGCTCCTTGACGGCGCTGTAGACACGCTCCTCCGTAGCGGCGCATCCGATAGCGACATAGACGTCGTCAAGGTGCCGGGCTCTTTCGAGATGCCGGTAGCGGCCAAGACCCTCGCCTCGAGCGGCCGCTATGACGCCATACTATGCCTCGGCTGCGTCATCAGGGGCGCTACCCCCCATTTCGACTATGTCGCAGGCGAGGCGGCAAAGGGCATCGCAAAGGTGGCCCTGGATTTCGAAACACCCGTCGCCTTCGGCGTCGTCACCGCCGACAACCTCGAACAGGCCATAGAACGGGCCGGCACCAAATCCGGGAACAAGGGCAGGGACGCGGCGCTCACGGCCATCGAGATGGCCAACCTCTTGAAGACCATCGGGAAAAGGAAGTAA
- a CDS encoding riboflavin synthase, whose product MFTGIIEDVGTVKHIEKKGPFGRITVETALPLNELREGDSISVDGACLTAAGFSGNAFSADVSEETLRVTTLGGLIAGSKVNIERALTLTRPLGGHLVTGHIDGVGSIKKMARSGDYLDLEIAVPPELMAQVVKKGSISIDGISLTIADLGPGCVRIAIIPHTLVKTTLLSKREGSRVNIETDIIGKYVEKFFNKKESRITEEFLSEHGFGTKV is encoded by the coding sequence ATGTTCACTGGTATCATAGAAGACGTAGGCACGGTTAAACATATTGAAAAAAAAGGGCCTTTTGGTAGAATAACGGTTGAGACCGCGCTCCCCTTGAACGAGCTGAGGGAAGGGGATTCCATCTCGGTAGACGGGGCCTGCCTCACGGCGGCCGGTTTTTCCGGGAATGCTTTCAGCGCCGACGTAAGCGAAGAGACACTTCGGGTGACCACGCTGGGCGGGCTTATCGCCGGAAGCAAGGTCAATATCGAGAGGGCTTTGACGCTTACAAGGCCGCTTGGCGGCCACCTCGTTACAGGCCACATCGACGGGGTCGGGTCTATCAAAAAAATGGCCCGGAGCGGCGATTACCTGGATCTCGAAATAGCTGTCCCGCCGGAGCTAATGGCCCAGGTCGTAAAGAAAGGCTCCATATCAATCGACGGCATAAGCTTGACAATAGCCGACCTCGGCCCGGGATGCGTGAGGATAGCGATAATCCCGCATACGCTAGTCAAAACGACCCTGCTTTCAAAGCGAGAGGGTTCGAGAGTAAATATTGAGACCGACATCATAGGCAAGTACGTAGAGAAGTTTTTCAACAAAAAAGAGAGCCGCATAACCGAGGAGTTCCTTTCGGAGCACGGATTCGGCACGAAGGTCTGA